From Corvus moneduloides isolate bCorMon1 chromosome 2, bCorMon1.pri, whole genome shotgun sequence, one genomic window encodes:
- the LOC116438666 gene encoding uncharacterized protein LOC116438666 yields the protein MKIGTAFAVALLWSLWWTTKTAVHHIDHQEHMWVTWANQTGQESFCLSLATPSDPLRTCLIGVPLTKASSFKSYTSKYQEPEAAFSAFCVVTSSSTTLGICKTLQIKQNPLAAQAQNTALGLNTSTLKPQELDLLGSQPGPYCLMFGYYGYNGSLKPQQPINVSTWLSPTTSWYSNGTAYCNGSVWPVNDSPQKPRALPSGTFLICRDRAWPGVPSKPMGGPCYFGKLTMFAPSIQQILNITHKRSRRSICQLGPDCRDNVELWEPPAVFFASLLAPGVASAHALTQLKKLACWAGKQANVTSDVLRELATDVDSLRHALLQNCAAIDFLLLAQGHGCQEFEGMCRFNLSDHSTSIHKQLQWLREHTQKLTVESKPFDQRLASLFGNLSPWMRTILTEAFRWLSIIFAMLLIIRIAYSCIIRQVTKITNNVLLVQKEKTGIVEGWLQERGHET from the coding sequence TGGGTCACCTGGGCTAACCAGACAGGCCAAGAGTCCTTCTGCTTATCACTAGCCACGCCTTCCGATCCCCTCCGTACCTGCCTTATCGGAGTCCCATTGACAAAGGCCAGTAGCTTCAAAAGCTACACCTCTAAATATCAAGAGCCAGAAGCCGCGTTCTCGGCCTTTTGTGTTGTGACGAGCAGTAGCACAACACTCGGCATCTGCAAGACCCTTCAAATTAAGCAGAACCCTTTAGCCGCCCAAGCACAAAATACCGCCCTAGGCCTTAATACATCTACGCTCAAACCGCAAGAGCTAGATCTCTTAGGCTCCCAGCCTGGTCCCTATTGCCTTATGTTTGGATACTATGGCTATAACGGCAGTTTAAAGCCCCAACAGCCGATCAATGTTAGCACATGGCTGAGCCCGACCACCTCATGGTACTCCAATGGCACAGCCTACTGCAATGGCTCAGTGTGGCCAGTTAATGACTCTCCACAAAAACCTAGGGCATTACCCTCGGGAACCTTCCTTATTTGCAGAGATAGAGCATGGCCAGGAGTGCCTTCTAAGCCGATGGGAGGGCCGTGTTATTTTGGGAAGCTAACAATGTTTGCCCCTAGCATCCAGCAAATCCTAAACATCACGCACAAACGATCACGACGGAGCATTTGTCAGTTAGGCCCCGATTGCAGAGACAATGTGGAATTATGGGAACCCCCTGCTGTCTTTTTTGCCTCTCTCCTAGCCCCAGGAGTCGCGTCAGCACACGCCCTCACCCAGCTTAAGAAGCTCGCATGCTGGGCAGGCAAGCAAGCAAATGTCACTTCAGACGTGTTGAGAGAACTCGCTACAGATGTAGATAGCCTGCGCCATGCACTGCTGCAAAATTGTGCAGCCATTGACTTCTTATTGCTAGCACAAGGCCATGGCTGCCAAGAATTTGAAGGAATGTGCCGCTTTAATCTATCTGATCACAGCACTTCCATCCATAAGCAGCTGCAATGGCTGCGAGAGCATACTCAGAAGCTTACTGTAGAAAGCAAGCCCTTTGATCAACGGCTTGCTAGCCTCTTTGGTAATCTTTCCCCTTGGATGCGAACCATTTTAACAGAAGCTTTTCGCTGGCTCAGTATAATTTTTGCCATGCTGCTTATTATCCGGATAGCTTATTCTTGCATTATTCGCCAAGTAACAAAGATCACAAACAATGTCCTGCTTgtgcaaaaagagaaaacaggaattgTGGAAGGATGGCTGCAAGAAAGAGGACATGAAACTTAA